A single window of Kitasatospora sp. HUAS MG31 DNA harbors:
- a CDS encoding SigE family RNA polymerase sigma factor — translation MEFAAGRYGHLYRTACLLTGGDTHLAEDLVQETLGRMYAVWRRTTWIPGVHAGKKIDNPAAYAHSVLVRQFLTHRRRLSSSERPSGDLPDLPGPAEDGDLRLVMLSGLARLSPQDRAVLVLRYWEDRSIEETAEILRAGSGAVRTRTSRALARLRKLLDGQLAELAVR, via the coding sequence ATGGAGTTCGCGGCCGGGCGCTACGGGCACCTGTACCGCACGGCATGCCTGCTCACCGGGGGTGACACCCATCTGGCCGAGGACCTGGTGCAGGAGACGCTCGGGCGGATGTACGCGGTGTGGCGGCGGACGACGTGGATCCCCGGGGTGCACGCCGGGAAGAAGATCGACAATCCGGCCGCGTACGCGCACAGCGTGTTGGTCCGCCAGTTCCTGACGCATCGGCGCCGTCTGAGCAGCTCCGAGCGTCCGAGTGGCGACCTGCCGGATCTCCCGGGGCCGGCGGAGGACGGTGACCTGCGGCTGGTGATGCTGAGCGGTCTCGCCCGGTTGTCACCGCAGGACCGTGCGGTGCTGGTCCTGCGCTACTGGGAGGACCGCAGCATCGAGGAGACCGCCGAGATCCTCCGGGCCGGCTCCGGTGCCGTCCGGACCCGGACCAGTCGGGCGCTGGCCCGGCTGCGCAAGCTCCTCGACGGCCAGCTCGCCGAGCTGGCCGTCCGTTGA
- a CDS encoding DJ-1/PfpI family protein, translating to MQIAVLLYDRFTALDAVGPYEILSRLPGVEVVFTAAEPGPIRSDMGSLALTADAALTEVTSPDLVLVPGGPGTADQLGNTAVLDWLRLVDRSTTWTTSVCSGSVVLAAAGLLTGRRATSHWICLDQLATMGATPTSERVVMDGKYATAAGVSAGIDLALTLAGRIAGDRAAQAVQLVVEYDPQPPYSAGSPATAPAGLVEELSASGLIVQSA from the coding sequence ATGCAGATCGCCGTCCTGCTCTACGACCGCTTCACCGCCCTGGACGCCGTCGGCCCGTACGAGATCCTCTCCCGGCTGCCCGGCGTCGAGGTGGTGTTCACCGCCGCCGAACCCGGTCCCATTCGCAGCGACATGGGCAGCCTCGCCCTCACCGCCGACGCCGCCCTCACCGAGGTGACCAGCCCCGACCTGGTCCTCGTCCCCGGCGGACCGGGCACCGCCGACCAGCTCGGCAACACCGCCGTCCTCGACTGGCTGCGGCTGGTGGACCGGTCCACCACCTGGACCACCTCGGTCTGCTCCGGATCCGTGGTGCTCGCCGCCGCCGGCCTGCTCACCGGGCGGCGGGCCACCTCGCACTGGATCTGCCTCGACCAGCTGGCGACCATGGGCGCCACCCCGACCAGCGAGCGGGTGGTCATGGACGGCAAGTACGCCACCGCCGCCGGCGTCTCCGCCGGCATCGACCTCGCCCTCACCCTGGCCGGCCGGATCGCCGGGGACCGGGCCGCCCAGGCCGTCCAGCTGGTGGTCGAGTACGACCCGCAGCCGCCCTACTCGGCGGGATCCCCCGCCACCGCCCCGGCCGGCCTGGTCGAGGAGCTCAGCGCCTCCGGCCTGATCGTCCAGAGCGCCTGA
- a CDS encoding GlxA family transcriptional regulator: MTTRSVLIVLFDGVQSLDVTGPLEVFSGAAKASGRPEAYRVRTASPGGGPIRSHSGLGLLPDEDLATAAPPHTLVLPGGYGALTPSSDLVDRIAELAEAAERVVSVCTGAFLLAEAGLLTGRRVTTHWAHCEALAHRFPDTEVDPEPIYIRDGRIASSAGVTAGIDLSLALVEEDLGRETALRVARHLVMFLRRPGGQAQFSTQLAAQLAERRPLREVQGWIADHPEADLSVETLARRAALSPRQFARAFTAEVGTTPGRYVGGIRLEAARRRLEDTEDGIEEVARACGYGTPEAMRRAFTRTLAVAPGEYRRRFRTP, encoded by the coding sequence ATGACGACCCGCAGCGTGCTCATCGTGCTCTTCGACGGTGTGCAGAGCCTCGACGTGACCGGCCCGCTGGAGGTGTTCTCCGGAGCCGCGAAGGCCTCCGGGCGCCCGGAGGCGTACCGGGTGCGGACGGCCTCCCCCGGGGGCGGGCCGATCCGCTCCCACAGCGGCCTCGGCCTCCTCCCCGACGAGGACCTCGCCACCGCCGCGCCCCCGCACACCCTGGTCCTCCCCGGCGGCTACGGCGCCCTCACCCCGTCCTCCGACCTGGTCGACCGCATCGCCGAACTGGCCGAGGCGGCCGAGCGGGTGGTGTCCGTCTGCACCGGCGCCTTCCTCCTCGCCGAGGCCGGACTGCTCACCGGCCGCCGGGTCACCACGCACTGGGCGCACTGCGAGGCCCTGGCCCACCGCTTCCCCGACACCGAGGTCGACCCCGAACCCATATACATCCGCGACGGCCGGATCGCCAGCTCCGCCGGCGTCACCGCCGGCATCGACCTCAGCCTCGCCCTGGTCGAGGAGGACCTGGGCCGGGAGACCGCCCTCCGGGTCGCCCGCCACCTGGTGATGTTCCTGCGCCGACCCGGCGGCCAGGCCCAGTTCAGCACCCAGCTCGCCGCCCAGCTCGCCGAACGCCGACCGCTGCGTGAGGTCCAGGGCTGGATCGCCGACCACCCCGAGGCCGACCTCTCCGTGGAGACCCTCGCCCGGCGCGCCGCCCTCTCACCCCGCCAGTTCGCCCGCGCCTTCACCGCCGAGGTCGGCACCACCCCCGGCCGCTACGTCGGCGGGATCCGCCTCGAAGCCGCCCGCCGCCGCCTGGAGGACACCGAGGACGGCATCGAGGAGGTCGCCCGCGCCTGCGGCTACGGCACCCCCGAGGCCATGCGCCGCGCCTTCACCCGCACCCTCGCGGTCGCCCCCGGCGAGTACCGCCGCCGCTTCCGCACCCCCTGA
- a CDS encoding GNAT family N-acetyltransferase, with protein sequence MTAVTPTETTEAVEAAGTAGTAAAAEAVRITRLDPEELPAHLPGLAELLADAVDGGASVGFLAPFDRDAARTWWETQLPDLTAGHRQLWIARDGDRVLGTIGLVPERKPNGRHRAEIVKLMVHRTARGRGLARALLATAERAAADLGATLLILDTETDSPAEHLYRRAGWIPYGLLPDHAARPDGTLAATTFFRKPLTPRTSLTPPA encoded by the coding sequence ATGACCGCCGTCACGCCGACCGAGACCACCGAGGCCGTTGAGGCTGCCGGGACCGCCGGGACCGCCGCGGCCGCCGAGGCCGTCCGGATCACCCGCCTCGACCCCGAGGAGCTGCCCGCCCACCTCCCCGGCCTCGCCGAGCTGCTGGCCGACGCCGTCGACGGAGGGGCCTCGGTCGGCTTCCTCGCCCCCTTCGACCGGGACGCCGCCCGAACCTGGTGGGAGACCCAGCTCCCCGACCTCACCGCCGGCCACCGCCAGCTGTGGATCGCCCGCGACGGCGACCGCGTCCTCGGCACCATCGGCCTCGTCCCGGAACGCAAGCCCAACGGCCGCCACCGCGCCGAGATCGTCAAACTGATGGTCCACCGCACCGCCCGCGGCCGCGGCCTCGCCCGCGCCCTGCTGGCCACAGCCGAGCGCGCCGCCGCCGACCTCGGCGCCACCCTCCTCATCCTCGACACCGAGACCGACAGCCCCGCCGAACACCTCTACCGCCGGGCCGGCTGGATCCCCTACGGCCTCCTCCCCGACCACGCCGCCCGGCCCGACGGCACCCTGGCCGCCACCACCTTCTTCCGCAAGCCGCTCACGCCCCGCACGTCGCTCACGCCGCCCGCCTGA
- a CDS encoding helix-turn-helix domain-containing protein, with the protein MGTPGVLEPSDARLAARLAELRAERGWSLEELARLSGVSRSTLSRLERAEISPTAAQLGRLCTAYGRTMSRLLAEVEAEPPQLVRAAGQTVWTDPASGFVRRSVSPPHAGLRAELIEGTIPVGGAIDYDAPPVPGLEQHLWVLDGSLEITVQGEPHLLHSGDCLRFRLWGPSRFQCPGPEAVRYALAIVLP; encoded by the coding sequence ATGGGAACACCGGGAGTGCTGGAGCCGTCCGACGCCCGCCTCGCCGCGCGGCTGGCCGAACTGCGCGCCGAGCGCGGCTGGTCACTGGAGGAGCTGGCCCGGCTCAGCGGGGTCAGCCGGTCCACGCTGTCCCGGCTGGAGCGGGCCGAGATCAGCCCCACCGCCGCCCAGCTGGGGCGGCTGTGCACCGCTTACGGCCGGACCATGTCCCGGCTGCTCGCCGAGGTCGAGGCCGAGCCCCCGCAGCTGGTCCGCGCCGCCGGGCAGACGGTCTGGACCGACCCGGCCAGCGGCTTCGTCCGGCGATCCGTCTCACCCCCGCACGCCGGGCTGCGCGCCGAGCTGATCGAGGGCACCATCCCCGTCGGCGGCGCCATCGACTACGACGCACCGCCCGTCCCCGGGCTGGAACAGCACCTCTGGGTCCTCGACGGCAGCCTGGAGATCACCGTCCAGGGCGAACCCCACCTGCTGCACTCCGGCGACTGCCTGCGGTTCCGGCTCTGGGGCCCGTCCCGCTTCCAGTGCCCCGGGCCGGAGGCGGTCCGGTACGCCCTCGCCATCGTCCTGCCCTGA
- a CDS encoding DUF6197 family protein, translating into MPTPSPTLHRPAPHPPLLTLDGSGLVEEIERYLASLPPSARPAIPYVCPLGSTLQPWNAGYPPPRRTPLDRLLRRPARPVEVTVAGHLRLTSRYLAAAGWLQGAMWDAGGRVCLLGAQAAVLAHGYGTPYTVRRARTQVMEVLHATGRPVPSPDSYNDAPGTTQADVHRLLDQAAARAGVLGI; encoded by the coding sequence GTGCCCACCCCTTCCCCGACCCTCCACCGGCCCGCCCCCCACCCGCCGCTGCTCACCCTCGACGGCTCCGGCCTGGTCGAGGAGATCGAGCGGTACCTCGCCTCCCTCCCGCCGAGCGCCCGCCCCGCCATCCCCTACGTCTGCCCGCTCGGCAGCACCCTCCAGCCCTGGAACGCCGGCTACCCGCCGCCCCGCCGCACCCCGCTGGACCGGCTGCTGCGCCGCCCGGCCCGCCCGGTCGAGGTCACCGTGGCCGGCCACCTCAGGCTGACCTCGCGCTACCTCGCCGCCGCCGGCTGGCTGCAGGGCGCCATGTGGGACGCCGGCGGCCGGGTCTGCCTGCTCGGCGCCCAGGCCGCCGTCCTCGCCCACGGGTACGGCACCCCGTACACCGTGCGCCGGGCCCGCACCCAGGTCATGGAGGTGCTGCACGCCACCGGGCGACCCGTCCCCTCCCCGGACAGCTACAACGACGCCCCGGGCACCACCCAGGCCGACGTTCACCGGCTGCTCGACCAGGCCGCGGCCCGCGCCGGAGTCCTGGGCATCTGA
- a CDS encoding S9 family peptidase, with translation MEGMTEETNAVPAWEQRFRAARVSLPDWAEDAPERALYVSNATGTFEVYAWDRAAGGHRRVTDRPNGTTDAELSPDGEWIWWFDDTAGDELGVWRRQPFGGGPDEEAVPGVPAAYSAGLALGRDGTVVVGTSTEEEGTTLYLRRPGADGPEVLYRHAEYGGVGDLSYDGTLLAIDHTEHGDAMHAAIRVVRTADGSTVAELDEVTGRQHPCGVACLGFAPADGDTRLLVAHQRRGHWEPVLWDVADGTETALELRDEQGREFPGDLSAQWRPGARSLLIEHEYEARSELFSYELATGVLTRLDTPRGTVSGATARPDGTVEFLWSSAAEPSAVRSTSGAVVLRAPGPVPPRSVPVEDVWVEGPGGRVHALVQRPAGEGPFPTVFEVHGGPTHHDSDAFAAGPAAWLDHGYAVVRVNYRGSTGYGQAWTDALRERVGLIELEDIGAVRAWAVESGLADPARLVLSGGSWGGYLTLLGLGVQPGDWSLGLAAVPVADYLAAYEDEMEALKSLDRTLFGGTPEEVPERWRASSPLTHVERVKAPVYISAGVNDPRCPIRQIDNYVRRLEELGKAHEVYRYDAGHGSLVVEERIKQLRLEIDFVRRHLGDTR, from the coding sequence ATGGAGGGCATGACCGAGGAGACGAACGCCGTACCGGCGTGGGAGCAGCGGTTCCGGGCTGCGCGGGTGTCGCTGCCGGATTGGGCGGAGGACGCGCCGGAGCGGGCGCTGTACGTGTCGAACGCGACCGGCACCTTCGAGGTGTACGCCTGGGACCGGGCGGCCGGCGGCCACCGGCGGGTGACGGACCGGCCGAACGGGACGACCGACGCCGAGCTGAGCCCCGACGGCGAGTGGATCTGGTGGTTCGACGACACGGCCGGCGACGAGCTCGGTGTGTGGCGCCGGCAGCCCTTCGGCGGCGGCCCGGACGAGGAGGCGGTGCCGGGCGTCCCGGCCGCGTACTCGGCCGGTCTGGCGCTGGGCCGCGACGGCACGGTGGTGGTCGGCACCTCGACCGAGGAGGAGGGCACCACCCTCTACCTGCGCCGCCCGGGCGCGGACGGGCCGGAGGTGCTCTACCGGCACGCGGAGTACGGCGGCGTGGGCGACCTGAGCTACGACGGCACGCTGCTGGCGATCGACCACACCGAGCACGGCGACGCGATGCACGCGGCGATCCGGGTGGTGCGTACCGCCGACGGCTCGACGGTGGCCGAGCTGGACGAGGTGACGGGCCGGCAGCACCCGTGCGGGGTGGCCTGTCTGGGCTTCGCCCCGGCCGACGGCGACACCCGGCTGCTGGTGGCGCACCAGCGCCGCGGCCACTGGGAGCCGGTGCTCTGGGACGTGGCCGACGGCACCGAGACCGCGCTGGAGCTCCGCGACGAGCAGGGCCGGGAGTTCCCCGGCGACCTGTCGGCGCAGTGGCGGCCCGGCGCCCGTTCCCTGCTGATCGAGCACGAGTACGAGGCGCGCAGCGAGCTGTTCTCGTACGAGCTGGCCACCGGCGTGCTGACCCGGCTGGACACGCCGCGCGGGACCGTCTCGGGGGCGACCGCCCGGCCGGACGGGACGGTGGAGTTCCTGTGGTCCTCGGCGGCCGAGCCGTCGGCCGTGCGGTCCACCTCCGGTGCGGTGGTGCTGCGGGCACCGGGGCCGGTGCCGCCGCGCTCGGTGCCGGTGGAGGACGTCTGGGTGGAAGGGCCGGGCGGCCGGGTGCACGCGCTGGTCCAGCGGCCGGCCGGCGAGGGGCCGTTCCCGACCGTGTTCGAGGTCCACGGCGGCCCGACCCACCACGACAGCGACGCGTTCGCGGCGGGCCCGGCGGCCTGGCTGGACCACGGGTACGCGGTGGTCCGGGTCAACTACCGCGGCTCGACCGGGTACGGGCAGGCCTGGACGGACGCGCTGCGCGAGCGGGTCGGCCTGATCGAGCTGGAGGACATCGGCGCGGTCCGCGCCTGGGCGGTGGAGTCCGGGCTGGCCGATCCCGCGCGGCTGGTGCTGTCCGGCGGTTCCTGGGGCGGCTACCTGACCCTGCTGGGCCTCGGGGTCCAGCCCGGTGACTGGTCGCTGGGCCTGGCCGCCGTCCCGGTCGCGGACTACCTCGCCGCGTACGAGGACGAGATGGAGGCGCTCAAGTCCCTGGACCGGACCCTGTTCGGCGGCACCCCGGAGGAGGTCCCGGAGCGCTGGCGGGCCTCCTCCCCGCTCACCCACGTCGAGCGGGTCAAGGCGCCGGTGTACATCAGCGCCGGGGTCAACGACCCGCGCTGCCCGATCCGGCAGATCGACAACTACGTGCGGCGGCTGGAGGAACTGGGGAAGGCCCACGAGGTCTACCGCTACGATGCCGGCCACGGTTCGCTCGTCGTCGAGGAGCGGATCAAGCAGCTGCGGCTGGAGATCGACTTCGTCCGACGCCACCTGGGGGACACGCGGTGA
- a CDS encoding SURF1 family protein, translating to MYRFLLTPRWLGGTAVAVVAIAVCLVLGSWQLGRFEDRVATHKDLAASATAAEAAPAAPLGEVLDAQHPRVGTDTVGRTVTVTGSYDPGHQLLVPNRTVDGRQGYYVLTPLRTPAGPAVAVVRGWLPGEPAAGASAGTVPAAPPGEVTVTGRIQAPENSGSGGAVAGGLPTGQLGTISPATLVNVLPYEVSDGWVAADAAADGLTTVPTVQPQGGDGLSLRAFQNLGYTLEWFVFAGFVVFMWYRLVRREAEAAEDRALGLDPAL from the coding sequence GTGTACCGGTTTCTCCTGACCCCCCGCTGGCTCGGCGGCACCGCCGTCGCCGTGGTGGCGATCGCCGTCTGCCTGGTGCTCGGCTCCTGGCAGCTCGGCCGCTTCGAGGACCGGGTCGCGACCCACAAGGACCTCGCCGCCTCGGCCACCGCGGCCGAGGCCGCCCCCGCCGCCCCGCTCGGCGAGGTGCTGGACGCGCAGCACCCGCGGGTCGGCACCGACACCGTCGGCCGGACCGTCACGGTGACCGGCAGCTACGATCCCGGGCACCAGCTGCTGGTCCCGAACCGCACGGTGGACGGCCGCCAGGGCTACTACGTCCTCACCCCGCTCCGCACGCCCGCAGGACCCGCCGTCGCCGTGGTCCGCGGCTGGCTCCCCGGCGAACCGGCCGCCGGTGCGTCCGCGGGGACCGTCCCGGCCGCGCCGCCCGGCGAGGTCACCGTGACCGGCCGCATCCAGGCTCCGGAGAACAGCGGCAGCGGCGGCGCGGTGGCCGGCGGACTGCCCACCGGCCAGCTCGGCACCATCAGCCCGGCCACCCTGGTCAACGTGCTGCCGTACGAGGTGTCCGACGGCTGGGTGGCCGCCGACGCCGCGGCCGACGGCCTGACCACGGTGCCGACCGTGCAGCCGCAGGGTGGCGACGGGCTGAGCCTGCGCGCCTTCCAGAACCTCGGCTACACCCTGGAGTGGTTCGTCTTCGCCGGCTTCGTGGTCTTCATGTGGTACCGGCTGGTCCGGCGCGAGGCCGAGGCCGCCGAGGACCGGGCCCTCGGCCTGGACCCGGCCCTCTGA
- a CDS encoding SigE family RNA polymerase sigma factor, producing MGLAAAAADATGASVDQLTETYQAHYRSLLRLAALLLDDIASCEDVVQEAFIRVHAARRRVREPEKTLAYLRQTVVNLSRSTLRRRILGLRLLPKPMPDMASAEEGAYDALERDQLKTALRGLQRRQREVLVLRYYLDLTEAQVAEVLGISVGSVKAYGSRGLAALRTLMESGDD from the coding sequence ATGGGCCTTGCTGCGGCGGCAGCGGACGCGACCGGGGCCAGCGTCGATCAGCTCACCGAGACCTACCAGGCCCACTACCGCTCACTGCTGCGCCTCGCCGCGCTGCTGCTCGACGACATCGCCTCCTGCGAGGACGTCGTCCAGGAGGCGTTCATCCGGGTGCACGCCGCCCGGCGGCGGGTGCGCGAGCCCGAGAAGACCCTCGCCTACCTGCGGCAGACCGTGGTCAACCTCTCCCGGTCCACGCTGCGGCGGCGCATCCTCGGCCTGCGCCTGCTCCCCAAGCCGATGCCTGACATGGCCAGTGCAGAAGAAGGCGCCTACGATGCGCTGGAGCGCGATCAGTTGAAGACCGCGCTGCGGGGGTTGCAACGCCGTCAGCGGGAGGTGCTGGTGCTGCGCTACTACCTGGACCTGACCGAGGCTCAGGTCGCCGAGGTCCTCGGCATCTCGGTCGGCTCGGTGAAGGCGTACGGATCGCGTGGTCTGGCGGCGCTGCGGACGCTGATGGAGAGCGGCGATGACTGA
- a CDS encoding aspartate kinase: MGLVVQKYGGSSVADAEGIKRVARRIVDTRKAGHEVVVVVSAMGDTTDELIELAEQVTPIPSGREFDMLLTAGERISMALLAMAIKTLGFDAQSFTGSQAGVITDATHNKARIIDVTPGRIRSALDEGNVAIVAGFQGVSQVSKDITTLGRGGSDTTAVALAAALGAEVCEIYTDVDGVFTADPRVVKKARKIDWIAFEDMLELASSGSKVLLDRCVEYARRYNIPIHVRSSFSGLPGTIVSNDNPNKPEGGEMEQAIISGVAHDTSEAKITVVGVPDKPGEAARIFRAIADAEVNIDMVVQNVSATSTGLTDITFTLPKTEGQKAIDALNRVQDGIGYESLRYDDAIGKISLVGAGMRSNPGVTATFFEALSEAGVNIELISTSEIRISVVTRAEDVPEAVRAVHTAFGLDSDTDEAVVYGGTGR, from the coding sequence GTGGGCCTTGTCGTGCAGAAGTACGGCGGCTCATCCGTCGCGGATGCCGAGGGCATCAAGCGCGTCGCCCGCCGAATCGTGGACACCAGGAAGGCCGGCCATGAGGTCGTCGTCGTGGTCTCCGCGATGGGTGACACCACGGACGAGCTCATCGAACTCGCGGAACAGGTGACCCCTATTCCGTCCGGCCGTGAGTTCGACATGCTGCTGACCGCCGGAGAGCGCATCTCCATGGCGCTGCTGGCCATGGCGATCAAAACGCTGGGCTTCGACGCCCAGTCGTTCACGGGCAGTCAGGCCGGCGTCATCACCGACGCGACCCACAACAAGGCCCGCATCATCGATGTGACGCCGGGTCGGATCCGCAGCGCCCTGGACGAGGGCAACGTCGCGATCGTGGCCGGCTTCCAGGGTGTGTCCCAGGTCAGCAAGGACATCACCACCCTCGGCCGCGGCGGCTCCGACACCACCGCCGTCGCGCTGGCCGCCGCCCTCGGCGCCGAGGTCTGCGAGATCTACACCGACGTGGACGGCGTGTTCACCGCGGACCCGCGCGTGGTGAAGAAGGCGCGCAAGATCGACTGGATCGCCTTCGAGGACATGCTGGAACTGGCGTCCTCCGGCTCCAAGGTGCTGCTCGACCGCTGTGTCGAGTACGCCCGCCGCTACAACATCCCGATTCACGTACGCTCGTCGTTCTCCGGTCTGCCCGGCACGATCGTGAGCAACGACAACCCCAACAAGCCCGAAGGGGGCGAGATGGAGCAGGCCATCATCTCCGGAGTCGCCCACGACACATCCGAGGCCAAGATCACGGTCGTCGGCGTGCCGGACAAGCCCGGCGAGGCCGCCCGGATCTTCCGTGCCATCGCGGACGCCGAGGTCAACATCGACATGGTGGTGCAGAACGTCTCCGCCACCTCCACCGGACTCACCGACATCACCTTCACCCTCCCCAAGACCGAGGGCCAGAAGGCGATCGACGCACTCAACCGGGTCCAGGACGGCATCGGCTACGAGTCGCTCCGCTACGACGACGCGATCGGCAAGATCTCGCTGGTCGGCGCGGGCATGCGCTCCAACCCTGGCGTCACCGCGACCTTCTTCGAGGCGCTCTCCGAGGCCGGCGTCAACATCGAGCTGATCTCCACCTCCGAGATCCGCATCTCGGTCGTCACCCGCGCCGAGGACGTCCCGGAGGCCGTGCGCGCCGTGCACACCGCCTTCGGCCTCGACAGCGACACCGACGAGGCGGTCGTCTACGGCGGCACCGGCCGCTGA
- a CDS encoding DUF5063 domain-containing protein — protein MSDRTQSLSHTDEPDDFAVQIADSVESFVLAVTEVAKGDEPGSAISLLLLEVSQLLLAGGRLGAIEDVLPEDRFEPDTGPEPDGVELRERLAELLAPIDVYHEVFDPYGPPEKPSAFRISDDLAGVVAELRHGLTHYREGRVSEALWWWQFSYLSNWGSTCTAVLRALQSLIAHVRLDSPIGAAVDGADTDDDGLTDEQLEQQAGDLMVAELGLQPRL, from the coding sequence ATGTCTGACCGAACTCAGAGCCTGTCCCACACGGACGAGCCGGACGACTTCGCCGTCCAGATCGCGGACTCGGTGGAGAGCTTCGTGCTCGCCGTCACCGAGGTCGCCAAGGGCGACGAGCCGGGCAGCGCGATCTCGCTGCTGCTGCTGGAGGTCTCCCAGCTGCTGCTGGCCGGCGGGCGGCTGGGCGCGATCGAGGACGTCCTCCCCGAGGACCGCTTCGAGCCGGACACCGGCCCGGAGCCGGACGGCGTCGAGCTGCGCGAACGGCTGGCCGAGCTGCTCGCCCCGATCGACGTCTACCACGAGGTCTTCGACCCGTACGGCCCGCCGGAGAAGCCCAGCGCCTTCCGGATCTCCGACGACCTGGCCGGGGTGGTGGCCGAGCTGCGGCACGGCCTGACCCACTACCGCGAGGGCCGGGTCAGCGAGGCGCTCTGGTGGTGGCAGTTCTCGTACCTCTCCAACTGGGGCTCCACCTGCACCGCGGTGCTCCGCGCGCTGCAGTCGCTGATCGCGCACGTCCGGCTGGACAGCCCGATCGGTGCCGCGGTGGACGGCGCCGACACCGACGACGACGGGCTCACGGACGAGCAGTTGGAGCAGCAGGCGGGCGACCTGATGGTGGCGGAGCTGGGGCTGCAGCCCCGGCTGTGA
- the recR gene encoding recombination mediator RecR yields MYEGVVQDLIDELGRLPGVGPKSAQRIAFHVLQADPIDVRRLAHALLEVKDKVRFCVVCGNVAEAEQCRVCLDPRRDLAVICVVEEPKDVVAIERTREFRGRYHVLGGAISPIEGVGPDDLRIRELMTRLADGTVTELILATDPNLEGEATATYLARLCKPMGLKVTRLASGLPVGGDLEYADEVTLGRAFEGRRLLDV; encoded by the coding sequence GTGTACGAGGGCGTGGTTCAGGACCTGATCGACGAACTGGGCAGGCTGCCCGGCGTCGGGCCCAAGAGCGCCCAGCGGATCGCCTTCCACGTGCTCCAGGCCGACCCGATCGACGTCCGCCGGCTGGCGCACGCGCTGCTGGAGGTCAAGGACAAGGTCCGGTTCTGCGTGGTCTGCGGCAACGTCGCGGAGGCCGAGCAGTGCCGGGTCTGCCTGGACCCGCGCCGCGACCTCGCGGTGATCTGCGTGGTCGAGGAGCCCAAGGACGTCGTGGCGATCGAACGCACCCGCGAGTTCCGGGGCCGGTACCACGTCCTGGGCGGCGCGATCAGCCCGATCGAGGGCGTCGGTCCGGACGACCTGCGGATCCGCGAGCTGATGACCAGGCTCGCGGACGGCACGGTCACCGAGCTGATCCTGGCCACCGACCCCAACCTGGAGGGGGAGGCGACCGCCACCTATCTGGCCCGGCTGTGCAAGCCGATGGGTCTGAAGGTGACCCGGCTGGCGAGCGGTCTGCCCGTCGGCGGGGACCTGGAGTACGCCGACGAGGTCACCCTCGGCCGGGCCTTCGAAGGGAGACGACTGCTCGATGTCTGA
- a CDS encoding YbaB/EbfC family nucleoid-associated protein: MQQLLKQAQKMQEELGKAQKELAEAKVSGSAGGGLVEATVTGAGELVALTIAPAAVDPEDTETLADLVLAAVRDANAAAQKLQAERMGPLTQGLGGGGIPGLPF; encoded by the coding sequence ATGCAGCAGCTGCTGAAGCAGGCGCAGAAGATGCAGGAGGAGCTCGGCAAGGCTCAGAAGGAGCTGGCCGAGGCGAAGGTGAGCGGCTCGGCGGGCGGCGGCCTGGTCGAGGCGACCGTGACGGGCGCGGGCGAGCTGGTCGCGCTGACCATCGCCCCGGCCGCGGTGGACCCGGAGGACACCGAGACCCTGGCCGACCTGGTGCTGGCCGCGGTCCGGGACGCCAACGCGGCGGCCCAGAAGCTGCAGGCCGAGCGGATGGGCCCGCTGACCCAGGGCCTGGGCGGCGGCGGCATCCCCGGGCTGCCGTTCTGA